One part of the Arachidicoccus terrestris genome encodes these proteins:
- a CDS encoding sigma-54-dependent transcriptional regulator gives MAKILVIDDEKAIRKTLHEILTFEGYKVDEATDGEDGWKHFSENNYDVVLCDIKMPKLDGMEFLTKAMELNSDIPIIMISGHGNIESAVEAVKKGAFDFISKPPDLNRLLITIRNATDKNVLSKETKTLKKKVAKVQEMIGQSEEMNKIKTTIDKVAETDARVLITGENGVGKELVARWIHAKSNRAGKPLVEVNCAAIPQELIESELFGHEKGSFTSAVKQHIGKFEQANGGTLFLDEVGDMSLSSQAKVLRALQEGKIQRVGGEKEINVDVRVIAATNKDLLREVEEKNFRLDLYHRLGVILIHTPSLNNRREDIPLLVEKFLEDIAQDYGQPVKNIDKDALKALQEHNWRGNIRELRNVVERLIILAGDKIKLEDIHNYVISK, from the coding sequence ATGGCGAAAATATTAGTTATTGACGATGAGAAGGCAATACGCAAGACCCTTCATGAAATTTTGACGTTTGAAGGCTATAAGGTAGATGAAGCAACCGACGGTGAGGACGGCTGGAAACATTTCTCTGAAAATAATTACGATGTAGTACTCTGTGATATTAAGATGCCCAAGCTGGATGGCATGGAATTTTTAACCAAGGCGATGGAACTGAATTCAGATATCCCTATTATTATGATCAGTGGGCACGGCAATATAGAATCGGCGGTTGAAGCCGTAAAAAAAGGTGCCTTTGACTTTATATCCAAACCCCCTGATCTGAACCGCCTGTTGATCACCATCCGCAACGCGACGGACAAAAATGTCCTTAGCAAAGAGACGAAGACCTTAAAGAAAAAGGTTGCCAAAGTTCAGGAAATGATCGGCCAGTCAGAAGAAATGAATAAGATCAAGACCACAATCGATAAAGTAGCAGAAACGGATGCCCGTGTACTGATTACCGGCGAAAACGGAGTCGGTAAAGAATTAGTAGCCAGATGGATTCATGCTAAAAGTAACCGGGCAGGAAAACCCCTGGTTGAGGTCAACTGTGCCGCCATTCCCCAGGAGCTTATTGAAAGCGAGCTTTTTGGGCACGAAAAAGGCTCATTTACCTCTGCAGTCAAACAGCATATAGGTAAATTTGAACAGGCGAATGGTGGAACACTGTTTCTGGATGAAGTCGGCGACATGAGTCTCAGTTCCCAGGCCAAAGTACTTAGGGCGCTCCAGGAAGGCAAGATCCAGCGTGTCGGAGGCGAAAAAGAGATTAACGTAGACGTCCGCGTCATTGCGGCCACAAACAAGGACCTGCTCAGGGAAGTCGAGGAAAAGAATTTCAGGCTGGACCTGTATCACCGTCTGGGTGTCATCCTGATCCACACACCGTCTCTTAACAATCGCAGAGAAGATATTCCGTTGCTGGTGGAAAAATTTCTCGAAGATATCGCCCAGGACTACGGGCAGCCGGTCAAAAATATTGATAAGGACGCCCTCAAGGCGCTGCAGGAACATAATTGGCGTGGTAATATTCGGGAGCTCAGAAATGTGGTCGAAAGGCTGATCATTCTGGCGGGCGACAAAATCAAGCTGGAAGACATCCATAATTACGTCATCTCCAAATAG
- the serA gene encoding phosphoglycerate dehydrogenase, producing the protein MKEQTSYPKEKINILFLENISDKAVERFKSAGYANVTKLTGAMNEEELIKAIKDVHLIGIRSKTKITAKVLKAATKLQAIGCFCIGTNQVDLESAKKAGIAVFNAPYSNTRSVAELVIATSILLIRKILDKNKAAHEGIWLKDSKDSYELRGKTMGIIGYGSIGTQLSILAEALGMKVLFYDVQTKLPLGNAASTKSMKELVSKADIVSLHVPETPETKEIVNEKLLKSFKDGSILINYARGHCVEIDALVKHLKSGHLSGAAIDVFPVEPKKIGDAFESPLKGLSNVLLTPHIGGSTEEAQANIGEDVSKKLFDYLENGVTNQCITVPSIALQAHPNAHRILHIHSNKPGVLSAINTQLSKNKINILGQYLNTNDTIGYVVLDLDKKLSAKAVELLKEVKGTIKVRTVY; encoded by the coding sequence ATGAAAGAGCAAACCAGTTATCCTAAAGAAAAGATTAATATTCTCTTTTTAGAGAATATCAGTGACAAGGCCGTTGAACGATTCAAGTCCGCAGGGTATGCTAATGTAACAAAATTGACAGGGGCCATGAATGAAGAAGAGCTTATCAAGGCCATTAAAGATGTTCATTTAATTGGTATTCGCTCGAAGACAAAAATCACGGCTAAGGTTTTAAAGGCTGCCACCAAATTACAGGCGATTGGCTGCTTTTGTATCGGTACTAATCAGGTAGACCTGGAGTCTGCTAAAAAAGCCGGCATTGCAGTTTTTAACGCTCCATATAGCAATACGAGAAGTGTAGCAGAACTGGTGATTGCTACATCCATTTTGCTGATTCGTAAAATTCTGGATAAGAACAAAGCTGCCCATGAAGGTATTTGGTTGAAAGATTCTAAGGATAGCTATGAACTAAGGGGCAAGACAATGGGTATTATCGGATACGGTAGCATCGGCACCCAGCTCAGTATTTTGGCTGAAGCGCTGGGCATGAAGGTGTTGTTTTATGACGTGCAAACCAAACTTCCTCTGGGAAATGCGGCATCTACCAAATCCATGAAAGAACTGGTGAGTAAAGCTGATATTGTTTCCTTGCATGTTCCCGAAACACCGGAAACTAAGGAAATCGTCAATGAAAAACTACTTAAATCTTTCAAAGACGGTTCTATTCTGATTAACTATGCGAGAGGTCATTGTGTTGAGATAGATGCATTGGTTAAACATCTGAAAAGCGGTCATCTTTCCGGAGCAGCAATCGATGTATTTCCAGTAGAACCCAAAAAAATAGGGGATGCATTTGAAAGTCCGTTAAAAGGACTAAGCAATGTGCTGCTAACGCCACATATTGGGGGGTCAACAGAAGAGGCGCAGGCTAATATCGGAGAAGATGTGAGCAAAAAGCTTTTTGATTATCTGGAAAACGGAGTGACCAACCAATGTATTACGGTGCCGTCAATCGCGTTACAGGCACACCCCAATGCCCATCGCATTTTGCATATTCACAGCAATAAACCAGGTGTGTTAAGCGCAATCAATACGCAGCTGTCCAAAAATAAGATCAATATCCTGGGACAATATCTGAATACCAATGATACCATTGGTTATGTAGTCCTGGATCTGGATAAAAAGCTTTCCGCAAAAGCGGTTGAATTACTTAAAGAAGTAAAAGGAACGATTAAGGTACGTACCGTTTATTAA
- a CDS encoding c-type cytochrome, whose amino-acid sequence MFKIKANKNKGSVLIVLGALFVGVLMSFSFTQPKHNFKVLPQDISHDSLMGIMKGFNKALGVKCGFCHAKSETDSTKLNFASDELHHKEIARYMMKMTAGINKEYFNFRGSTRPDTIQVITCVTCHRGNEHPAKSMEDVQPNHFRKMMGPDHKGPNGKEGRPDMPPRREQKEG is encoded by the coding sequence ATGTTTAAAATTAAAGCCAATAAAAACAAAGGCAGCGTCCTTATTGTTTTGGGAGCACTGTTCGTGGGTGTACTGATGTCTTTTTCATTTACACAACCTAAACATAATTTTAAAGTCTTACCCCAGGATATAAGTCATGACAGCCTAATGGGTATCATGAAAGGATTCAATAAGGCGTTGGGCGTCAAGTGTGGATTTTGTCACGCAAAAAGCGAAACGGACTCTACCAAATTAAATTTTGCGAGTGATGAACTGCATCATAAGGAGATTGCGCGATATATGATGAAAATGACCGCAGGTATCAACAAAGAATATTTTAATTTCCGTGGCTCTACACGCCCGGATACGATTCAGGTCATTACCTGTGTTACCTGCCACAGAGGAAATGAACATCCGGCCAAAAGCATGGAGGATGTCCAGCCAAATCATTTTCGTAAGATGATGGGGCCGGATCATAAAGGCCCGAATGGTAAAGAAGGCCGCCCTGATATGCCGCCACGCAGGGAACAAAAAGAAGGGTAA
- the miaA gene encoding tRNA (adenosine(37)-N6)-dimethylallyltransferase MiaA gives MQLPHPRTLVVLAGPTASGKTALGIWLAKAFGTEILSADSRQCYRELEIGVARPSPEELHLVPHHFIATHSIQEIVNAGTFAAYGLKTLNQLFKEHSVVLAVGGTGLYIKALTEGIDAMPSIPASIRETVIQQYQQNGLEWLQSRIALEDPLFWEQAEKMNPQRLMRALEFIRTTGTSIVAYRKNKKQDRGFQVINIGLATPRDVLYQRINTRVDIMMAQGLEKEVRTLYPFRHLNALQTVGYREWYPYFEGKTDLLSVKETIQRNTRHYAKRQITWFKKQEDFKWFSPTDKENILSCIKSQLNGPDSV, from the coding sequence ATGCAACTACCTCATCCACGGACCCTGGTTGTCCTTGCCGGACCAACGGCCTCAGGCAAAACTGCCCTGGGCATATGGCTGGCAAAGGCATTTGGCACAGAGATTCTCTCCGCTGACTCCAGGCAATGCTACAGAGAACTTGAGATCGGGGTCGCCAGACCTTCCCCGGAAGAACTTCACCTGGTTCCTCATCATTTTATTGCGACGCATAGCATTCAGGAAATAGTCAATGCCGGGACCTTCGCTGCGTATGGTTTAAAAACCTTGAATCAGCTTTTTAAGGAGCATTCAGTCGTACTGGCTGTTGGCGGTACAGGCTTGTATATTAAAGCACTCACAGAGGGAATCGATGCCATGCCGTCTATACCTGCCTCCATCCGTGAAACAGTCATTCAGCAATATCAGCAAAATGGGCTGGAATGGTTACAATCCAGGATTGCTTTGGAGGATCCCTTATTTTGGGAACAGGCGGAAAAGATGAATCCGCAACGATTAATGCGGGCGCTCGAGTTTATCCGTACCACAGGCACTTCTATCGTTGCCTACCGCAAGAATAAAAAACAGGACCGGGGATTTCAGGTGATTAATATAGGGCTTGCCACACCCAGAGACGTGCTATATCAACGAATCAATACCCGTGTAGATATTATGATGGCTCAGGGCCTGGAAAAGGAGGTCCGCACCCTTTATCCTTTTCGGCATCTGAATGCGCTACAGACTGTGGGATATAGAGAATGGTATCCGTATTTTGAGGGAAAGACGGATTTGTTAAGTGTAAAAGAAACAATTCAACGCAATACACGTCACTATGCCAAAAGGCAAATTACCTGGTTTAAAAAGCAGGAAGATTTTAAATGGTTTTCCCCAACAGATAAGGAAAATATACTATCTTGTATTAAATCTCAATTGAATGGGCCTGATTCTGTATAG
- a CDS encoding YtxH domain-containing protein, with protein sequence MSAKHILVGTISGIVAGAVVGLMLAPQSGEETRKQLADSTRDLKNKWNKWTAKSMEELDDLQEVFKSEVAGVSDDIRERVLKLIKKVKHSTDSVSEEVAEA encoded by the coding sequence ATGAGTGCGAAACATATTTTGGTTGGAACGATTTCCGGTATTGTTGCAGGTGCCGTTGTAGGACTGATGCTAGCTCCCCAGTCCGGTGAAGAGACCCGCAAGCAACTCGCAGATTCGACAAGGGATCTGAAAAATAAATGGAACAAGTGGACAGCCAAATCCATGGAAGAACTCGATGACCTCCAAGAGGTCTTTAAATCTGAGGTCGCTGGTGTTAGTGATGATATTCGTGAAAGGGTGCTGAAACTGATTAAAAAAGTAAAGCATTCTACTGATAGCGTTTCAGAAGAAGTTGCTGAAGCATGA
- the pckA gene encoding phosphoenolpyruvate carboxykinase (ATP) encodes MQPISDRPAATPLKQPQPFNAKKIYYNLAPEQLEQQTLQLGQGKLSQEGALCVQTGKFTGRSPKDKFIVKDAITTDSVDWGTVNIPIGTDIFNSLYNKVIDYLSDKEIWIRDVSACAYPEYNLKIQVINETPWANLFCHNLFIDQTNAADDVQEAQPRWQIIQAPGFMANPSVDGTRQSNFTIVNFTKRIVLIGGSAYTGEIKKGIFSVLNFLLPHDNKVLSMHCSANEGKHGDVALFFGLSGTGKTTLSASPDRALIGDDEHGWAEHAIFNFEGGCYAKCINLSPEKEPEIAAAIRKGTLLENVSFYPGENRVNYSDASITENTRAAYPISYIRNAKQPSFGNLPKNIFFLTCDAFGVLPPIAKLSRGQAMYHFVSGYTAKVAGTEVGIKEPQSAFSACFGHVFLPLHPTEYAELLGRNLQKHPEINVWLINTGWSGGAYGTGKRIDLKYTRAMVVAALNDELRDVHYIKHDVFGVMKPQHCPGVPDDILNPREAWQDKEAYDAEANKLARLFIENFKKYSQKASASTRAGGPQIL; translated from the coding sequence ATGCAACCTATATCCGACCGTCCTGCGGCTACCCCCTTAAAACAGCCTCAACCCTTCAATGCAAAAAAAATCTATTACAACCTTGCTCCAGAACAACTTGAACAGCAGACACTGCAATTAGGACAGGGTAAATTAAGTCAGGAAGGCGCACTTTGTGTTCAGACGGGAAAGTTTACCGGCAGGTCTCCCAAAGATAAATTTATTGTAAAAGATGCTATTACAACCGATTCAGTGGATTGGGGAACGGTAAATATTCCCATCGGTACCGACATATTTAACTCCTTGTATAACAAGGTCATTGATTACCTTTCTGATAAGGAAATCTGGATCAGAGATGTCAGTGCATGCGCCTATCCTGAATATAACCTGAAAATACAGGTCATTAATGAAACGCCCTGGGCTAACCTTTTCTGTCATAATCTCTTTATTGACCAGACAAATGCAGCCGACGATGTACAAGAAGCACAACCCAGGTGGCAAATTATTCAGGCGCCCGGCTTTATGGCTAATCCATCGGTCGACGGAACCCGTCAAAGTAACTTTACGATTGTCAATTTCACCAAAAGAATCGTCCTGATTGGCGGAAGTGCCTATACAGGAGAGATCAAAAAAGGTATTTTTAGTGTCCTTAACTTTCTGTTACCCCATGATAATAAAGTATTATCTATGCACTGCTCAGCCAATGAAGGCAAACACGGCGATGTCGCTTTATTTTTTGGTCTCAGCGGTACCGGCAAAACAACGTTGAGTGCCAGTCCGGACAGAGCTTTAATCGGCGATGATGAGCATGGCTGGGCAGAGCATGCTATTTTTAATTTTGAAGGCGGCTGTTATGCTAAATGCATCAATCTTAGCCCTGAAAAGGAGCCTGAAATCGCAGCTGCCATACGTAAAGGCACCTTACTTGAAAACGTGAGTTTTTATCCCGGAGAAAATAGGGTCAATTATAGTGATGCTTCCATCACTGAAAATACCCGTGCCGCCTATCCAATCAGTTATATCAGAAATGCCAAACAGCCTTCGTTTGGGAATCTCCCAAAAAACATATTTTTTCTGACCTGTGACGCATTCGGCGTTTTACCCCCGATTGCTAAACTATCCAGAGGGCAAGCTATGTACCACTTTGTTAGCGGATACACTGCTAAAGTAGCCGGAACAGAGGTGGGTATCAAAGAGCCGCAATCAGCCTTCTCTGCCTGTTTTGGCCATGTATTTCTACCATTACATCCGACTGAATACGCAGAGCTCCTGGGCCGCAACCTGCAAAAACACCCCGAGATTAATGTGTGGCTGATCAATACCGGCTGGAGTGGCGGAGCTTATGGTACGGGCAAACGAATCGATCTAAAATATACCAGGGCCATGGTAGTGGCAGCCCTCAATGATGAACTCCGTGACGTGCATTATATAAAACATGATGTTTTTGGCGTCATGAAACCACAGCATTGCCCTGGTGTACCGGATGACATCCTTAACCCCAGAGAAGCCTGGCAAGATAAGGAGGCCTATGACGCCGAGGCCAATAAACTGGCGCGTTTATTTATTGAGAATTTCAAAAAATATTCTCAGAAAGCAAGCGCATCTACCCGTGCAGGCGGACCTCAAATATTATAA
- a CDS encoding 3-deoxy-D-manno-octulosonic acid transferase, whose translation MGLILYRIFLFLYACGVEIASVFNHKARLWYQGRKKIFKKLNKAFKGNEAPVIWFHCASLGEFEQGRPLLEALKEHHPDHKILLSFFSPSGYEIHKNYAGADWVFYLPLDSHYHARRWLSITKPKLVIFVKYEFWYFYLKAIHDRKIPLILISALFRKDQPFFKWYGSLLHRKMLFFYRHLFVQDENSVHLLKSIQIQNVTRTGDTRVDRVLSVRDRWVPIDGVDEFCATFPVIVAGSTWPEDDNELRHYANSHPEIRFIIAPHEIDQARLDDCLELYPGSILYSTYIQAPGSDAHILIIDNIGKLKRLYHYATICFVGGGFGKSGIHNTLEAAVYGKPVVFGPIYEHFKETVEMEQAGAAFPVDNVLELEATFNELLEDHQQYQKACQAASDFMEQSAGATAKILSYIDKNLISQIL comes from the coding sequence ATGGGCCTGATTCTGTATAGAATATTTTTGTTTTTATATGCTTGTGGTGTGGAAATCGCCTCGGTTTTCAATCACAAAGCCCGGCTCTGGTATCAAGGCCGAAAAAAAATTTTTAAAAAGCTGAATAAGGCATTTAAAGGCAACGAGGCCCCTGTTATTTGGTTTCATTGTGCCTCGCTGGGAGAATTTGAACAGGGACGGCCGCTTTTGGAAGCCTTAAAAGAACATCATCCAGATCATAAGATCTTACTGAGTTTCTTCTCTCCTTCTGGCTATGAAATTCATAAAAATTATGCCGGTGCAGACTGGGTCTTTTATTTGCCGCTGGACAGTCATTATCACGCCAGGCGCTGGCTAAGTATCACCAAACCCAAACTGGTGATCTTCGTCAAATATGAATTTTGGTATTTCTACCTCAAGGCCATCCATGACCGCAAGATCCCGTTAATCCTGATATCCGCGTTATTTAGAAAGGATCAGCCTTTTTTCAAATGGTATGGCAGCCTGCTCCATAGAAAGATGCTCTTTTTTTATAGGCATCTTTTTGTTCAGGATGAAAATTCTGTACATCTATTAAAAAGTATACAAATTCAAAATGTCACCCGTACGGGAGACACCCGGGTGGACCGCGTTCTTTCCGTACGGGACCGCTGGGTTCCTATAGACGGTGTTGACGAGTTCTGCGCAACATTTCCGGTTATTGTCGCAGGCAGCACCTGGCCGGAAGACGACAATGAACTCCGTCATTATGCCAACAGTCATCCAGAGATCCGTTTTATTATTGCCCCGCATGAGATCGATCAGGCTCGTCTGGATGACTGCTTGGAGCTCTACCCCGGCAGTATCTTGTACAGTACCTATATACAGGCCCCCGGGTCAGATGCCCATATCCTGATCATCGATAATATCGGCAAGCTGAAAAGGCTATATCATTATGCCACTATATGTTTTGTGGGTGGAGGTTTCGGTAAAAGCGGTATCCATAATACGCTGGAAGCCGCCGTTTATGGCAAGCCCGTTGTTTTCGGGCCGATATATGAACATTTCAAAGAAACCGTAGAAATGGAACAAGCGGGTGCAGCTTTTCCAGTCGATAATGTTCTTGAACTGGAAGCCACTTTTAATGAACTTCTGGAAGATCATCAACAATACCAAAAGGCTTGTCAGGCCGCTTCCGACTTTATGGAACAAAGCGCCGGAGCAACAGCTAAAATACTTTCGTATATCGATAAAAACCTTATTTCGCAAATATTATGA